The genomic segment AAGGGGAGAATTCTTGGACAGATCCTCATCCGGGAGatgggtttgtatgtgtgtgtgtaaataagaCTTTGTAATGCTCCCTCACCAGGGCCAACTGCGTGCTTCATTTGTTCTCTCTGTAATAGTGTTCTTTCTCAacaataatctgtgtattttcttttgtgcccctgccccaccctgtgtgtgtgtgtgtgtacacatgcgcgtgtgtgtgtgcattgtattAAGGATTGAATCTAGTATGTGCTAAGCAAGTCTTCCACcagtgagccacaccccagcccctcactgggggattctaggcaggggctccaccactgagctacaccccagcccctcactggggattctacaCAAGTGCTGTACGGATGAAGAACATTTCTAGTTGCCCTTTCAttgttttgggacaggatctcatgtagcccagcctggccttggatTTGCAATACAGCCATGACGACCTTAAacccttgatcttcctgccttcacctagCTGGGCTGGAGTCGCAGACATGCACCAGCCCTCCTAGCTTCACTTCGTACATTTTCAGGTTCTGAAGAGGGAGGGACCTGGGCCCGGGTGGGTGAGGATGGCCCCCAAACCCCAGAGCAATGTGGAGCCAACCTTTCTGCATGTGCAGATTCAACCAAATATGCTCAGAAGCATTAGGCAAGGATAAAAGGTGTAGAAAGGAGGGAAATCCATGCCTGCATCTGAAGCTtgtgagttccatccccagcaccagacATTAATCAGTCAATCAATATATCACACAGAAGCACCTAGCTTCTATGCTAATAACACATCCTCTATATAAAGGACTTGAGTATCTGTAGATGTAAGTCCTAGAATTCCAAAGGGTGACTGCAGTCATGTAGATTGAGGGACCTGGGTGACCACACCAGACCATACTACAGGTAGCAACATCATAACCTCCCCCATTGTCCCTATGAGAGGGTTGAGCATCCCAGAGGATGGTGTCTCACACAGAACCCTGAGCTCACGAGTGAGTGTCTGGTACCAGCTGGGGTGGTGCCTATACTTCCAGAAGCTCTTCTGACCCTCCTGGGTCCAACTGGTCCCTGGCGTTGACATATTCTTCATGTCCTTGGCCACTTGCCCCCTTCCTGGTCCATGGTCTGTTGGTGAGAGAGAAAACAGTTGGCTTAGTGATGTCGGAGATCCCCATGGCTTAGACAGTCTCCACACTGGTGGCCTCTGCCACCCACTCCCCACAGCCCCAGGGAGATGCCTGGCTTGAATGCCCCTCATCTTGTCCTTGGTCACCTTCCAACCTGTTGTCTAGGACTGGAATGGTGCCTGGCTTGGAGGTGCACTATTTAAAGAGCCACCCCGAGTTGCCTTGTCTCCAGATCTGCCGCAGCACTCAAAAGCACGCTAGACCATGGTAGGATGGGGCCACCTTCCCTGCACAGTCCCCATGGGGCTCAGCACCTCAGCTTTGgtccccttcctgcttccctcccaGCTCCAACCTCAGTCCTGGCCTCCTTGCTCAATTCTAGTCTCTTCTTTGGGAACTTGACTTTGTGTATAAttctgaacttttctttttcaactttcaCCTTGTTGCTTTCAGTGGTTCCCTTAACCGGCAGCTACGGGCAGACTGACTTTGATCCTCGAACTTGGTCAATCCTATGTTGCCTCTGTTGGGTGACAGTGTCTTGAGTGTCCAGTCTCATCCTTGTGGCTTCtttttgtatgtggtgtgtgtttacgtgtgttttcatgtgtgcaACTGTACGTGCACCCATGTGTAAAGGTCAGATGTCGCCTCCAGTGTTGTTCCTTAAGGCCATTCATCttattcttggtttgtttttgagacagggtctcctactCTTAGCTGGAGATTACTAACTGGGTGAGGATGGTTGCCCTATGAGGTCAAAGGATCCTGTTCCCTTTCTGCCAGCACTGCATGGCTTCTGGTTCTCACGCATGCAAGGCAGTCACTCCTCAGACTTAGCTGTTTCCCAGCCTCTCATCCACACGGGTTCTGACTTGGTGATGTTCTTTAATCCACAAGGATAGAAGTTGGGGGATAAGGAAGAGGAGTGTGGACAGAGATCAGTGCCTTGGTCTTATTGGCTCCATAGACTGTAGGGTTCCTGTTGTCTGCTGGGCAGAGGCTCAGATTGCAGCGGGCTGGAGGTGTGGGTCTCTCTCAGGCCTTGTGGCTGTCCCCTGCCCCTGTGACTCagcatctgtccttccttctatCACCTTTTATTAATGGCCTACCTCCTATAGGACTATAAGCTCTTTGGAGACAAGGAAGGGGGTTGATTCCTCTTGGGGTCCTGGGGACTAGACCCAGGCTTTGACTGGAGGTCAGCAGGTGTCTTATAATCATTCTGTTGTTTTGAGGTTGgcattgtttttggttttatttttttatttttttattttttttttttggttttttcgagacagggtttctctgcagctttagagcctgtcctggaactagctcttgtagaccaggctggtctcgaactcacagagatccacctgcctctgcctcccgagtgctgggattaaaggcgtgcgattgtttttggttttataagTAAAGACATTCTAGGGGGTGTGGCTTAGTCAGCAGAGCCCTTGCTCAGCATCCATGAGGCTTTGTGTTCCATCCTCAGAACCACgtcaactgggcatggtgacacatgcctgtcatcccagcacttgggcggtgGAGACATAAGGATCAGAACTTCAACGTCATCTTTTGCTACAtgatgagtttgaagccagcctgggcttcatgagactctgtgtaaataaaaataatgttaatataAGTAGGGAAACGGAGACTTAAAGAATGTAAGTGCCTTATGTACGCGggtgcacctgtgtgcatgtacGAAGAGAAGGACGTCAGGTGTCCCGTTCTGTCATTCTCCACCACATGcccctgagacagggcctctcactgcaCCTGGAGTTGGTCTAGCCTCAGCAgtctcttgtctccatctcccccaGCACTGGAGTTCCACGTGTGTGGTCAAATGCACCTGGCTTTCCACGTGAGTTGggagaatttgaactcaggtcttcctgcaTCTCCAGGAAGCACGCTTAACCACTAACCCATGGCCCCAGCTGTGTTAACTGAGGTCTAGGTGACCCCTTCTTTTTGGGAATGTTCCCTTCGGGGGGTAAACTTACCTTTCAAAGGTTTATATGAACTTACACTTCCAAGCCAGATAAAAGAAGCTTTGCCTTACAGAGCTCTAGGCCCCAGGAGGGTCTGTGACCAGGTGGACTTGGAAGGCCAGGGTGGAGAAGGcatacagaggtgtgtgtgtctatatgtgtgtctctgtgtgtgtctgtgtctctgtgtgtgtgtgtctgtgtgtgtgcctgtttgtgtctttatgtgtgcctctgtgtatctgtgtgtgtgtgtctgcatctctctgtgtgtatgtgtgtctgtgtgtgtgcctgtgtgtgtgtctggtatgtctgtatgtctgtgtctctgtgtgtgcccgtgtgtgcgtgtctgtatctctctgtgtgtatgtgtgtctgtgtatgtctatgtctctgtttgtgtgtctttgtgtatgcctgtgtgtgtctggtatgtctgtatgtctgtgtctctgtgtgagtctttgtatgtgtgtgtgtgtgtctgtgtccttctctctctctgtttctttgtgtatgtgcctatgtgtgtgtacctgtgttgtgtgtctctgtatgtctgtgtgtctgtgtctctctgtgtgtatgtgtgtttgtgtgtcagggGGTGCTTGCAGTCCTGAGGATGAGTAGAATATCCTGCTGACGGAAGTGATCATATTTTATTAATCAGAGGGAAATGTATATGTAATTATGTGAGATGAACTCCACAGGGGAGTTCTTTTCTTTATGATATCTGAaggaatttataaatatttcctaGGCTTACAGCATCCCACGTGTGGCCTCTTTGCCAGGCACCCCCTCTTTCAAAGGATTATTCGAGATTAGCACCCAGTAAAAGCTAATTATAAGCCACTGGGTTGTTGCTCCTGACTTGTGCCCAGAGTGGAGCTGGGGGACCACACAGGTGCTAGGGTGGCAGAAGGGAAGCTGGAGAAACCCCAGCTAGGTGGATAAATAATGTTTAGAGGAGGAGTGAGCTGCTGGGGAAGGGGTGGAGCCCAGACCTGTGTTCCTCTCTGACATCAGGGGTCACTTTAAGGGGCTGGGGAGAACTGTGTTGGTAGCGTGCTTGCTCTGTAAACATGAGGTCCcgagtttgacccccagaaccAAGGTGGAAAAGGAAATGTGGGATGTGATGACATGGGCTCGCAATCCCGGAGCTGGGGAGAGATAGcaacactggggagacagagatggtggatccctggggctcaaagACCAGCCACTCTAGCTGAGTAGGTAAACTCTGGCCAATGAgcgatcttgtctcaaaaatataaccaagaggtggctcagcaagtaaaaggtgcttgctgccaagtctggtgACCCTGATGATCCTGGtgcccacacagtggaagaagagagagagctgattcctgagagctgtcctctgacgtccacatacacacacacacacacacacacacatacacacacacatacatatgtgtgcccacacacaccacacatacacatcccaTTCTGGGGTGACAGGAGCAGATGCTGGGGTTAGAAGGCGGCTCAAAGTGTGTTTGGAGTGGGGAAAGGACCCAGGTGAGTGGCTGGGGAGCCGTGAGATCCTGTCCAGGATGAATGTTGCGGGACCAAGAGCCTAGACAGTGTTCTGAGAATATTCTGGAAGCTTTTACAACTAGACAAGAAGGCCAGATTCCAGCAGAGTCTGGGGTTATGGGATTGAGCTCAGGAAACTCCACAGAAGGTCTGGGGATAGAAAGAGCCCATTCGGATCTGCCTGCTTTGGCAGCCTGGACGGGGGTGAGTGACTGGGTCAGGAGCAGTGGCCCCACCCTGCTCAGTGGACACTCCGTAGACTTCTTGCCTGAGCTGAGAAAGTGAGACTAATGAACTCGTTACTCCTCTCATGCTCGGACAAAATGCATGACAAAAGCAAGCTAAAGGAGGCAGGTTTTTTGGCTCCCAGTTTGAGGATACAGTCTGTCACTAGGTGGggttgtcatggcaacaggaCCATGAAGCGGCTGGTCACGCTGCAtctgcagtcagaaagcagacagGTGAACTCTGGTGCTCAGTTCAGGACCCCAGGCCGTGGGATGATGCCATCCACATTTgaggtgggtcttctcacctccatTAACTagtctagaaacttcctcacagacatgcccagggtTTGTCTCCATAGTGACCCTATGCCCTGTCAGGTTGACAGTCATTAGCTGTCTCAACTAATTGTGAAACTCGGACCACCGCTCCAGCGGGCTGCTGTGTGTACAGGGAAGAAAGACGATGGTACGTGGATCATGGTGTCCCGGGACCCGTGGCCTGGCACTGATGACCGCTGACCTCTGGAGGAAGCAATGGCCACAAGGATTCACCTCTTCTCCACAGGCACCCAGAAGAGCCCGGAAGAGAGCAGAAGGCACAGCCAGTTCCAATGTCTTCTCCATGTTCGACCAGTCCCAGATTCAGGAGTTTAAAGAGGTTGGTCAGTGGCCCTGGGGACACTGGGCACCTGTGTTCGCTACTTTCTTTCTCCAGCCACAACATGCCtgaaaaaaagcaacttaaggaaggaagggctagCTCCGGCTCACAGTCTGAGGGTCTGAGGGTACTGTCGGTCAGGTTTGGGGAACGTGTGGCGGCAGGAACGTGAGCTGCTCACACAGCGTTCAGTCAGAAAGCACAGAGAGATGAAGGCTGGAGCCctgcttgcttcttttcattcagtgagaaaccctgctggCCCATGAGATGGTGCCGTCCTCACTTAAGGTGGGTTTTCCCTCCTGAGTTAACCCAGGCTAGAAAACCCCTCATAGATGCGCCAAgaagtgtttccatggtgatcctaaATCTAGTCAAGTTGTCAAAAATAGAGACGAACCATCACAGAGAATTACCGGGATTCTCAGAGGTTGTCCACAGTGACTGCCCACACTGTCATCATTCTTCAAGGTCTTCGTGGCTGCCTTTGCGCCTGCGGAGGTGGCTTGCTGCTCTCTACCTCAGCCTGTACTTGACTTATGGAAGAGCCCTTCCCTTTCTGAGCCTCGATTGCCCTCCCCAAGCTTCAGTTTCCCtcgctgagcctcagtttccctctctgaGTCACTGTGCTCTTGAAATGAGACTAGGAGTGCCGAGTCCCAGAGCACTTAGGGTAGAGGCTGAGAGAGGGTGGACTACAGTTCCCAGGATGCTGTGCACACTAAACTAGGTTGGAGCTCTGAGAAGCTGGGGCTCCTCATTGAGGGTCCTCCAGTCGCGGATCTGGAGAAAGGGGGTGGGACCGGCTGGCCTGGGAAGACCCTGGTGGCTCACGGTCCATGTCTTTATCAGGCCTTCACTATCATGGACCAGAACCGGGATGGCTTCATCGACAAGGAGGACCTGAGGGACACCTTCGCCGCACTGGGTGCGTAAAGCGGAAACTGAGGCAGTTTGGGACCTTGGGTTTTAGAGTGAGCTAATGGTAAGCCAAAGCAGCCACAGTGAGGGGGCACAGTGGAGGGGAAGGTTTCCATGGGGCAGGAGGACTTGGTGGCTAGGGAGGACATCATGAGATAATTTTTGACattgtgcaaaggccctggggcaccAAGAGGTCATAAGGCTGCGGCAGtacgtgcctgtaaccccaaaaCTCGCACACCAAGGCAGGTGGAGTTCCGGTTCACTGATAGCCTGACTACTTAGccaaacactgtctcaaaataaaatagtagaGAGCTGGGGTTGGGGAAAACCTGGAGTTGATTAACTAAGGTAACCAATATGGGTGGAGTTTTGAGGTCCTGGTAACCTGACTGCCCACTGGGACCATGCGGAATCCAGGGTTCCCATGTCCAGGAATGCATGAGACCTGAGGCTCCTACGCACTCCCACTCCTACTTCTTCCAGCCTCGGTTTgcgtgtttgttcatttgttgttgttgtgctaGTCTGTGAAAAGGAGATGCAGAGTGGCTCGCTCTGCTTTCTCGgaagatggatgggtggatggatgactCTGCTTctaggaagatggatggatggatggatggatggacggacggacggacagacagatggcTCTGCTTcctaggaaaatggatggatggatggatggatggatggatggatggatggatggatggatgatgactCTGCTTctaggaagatggatggatggatggatggatagatggatggacggatggacagacagacagatggctcTGCTTcctaggaaaatggatggatggatggatggatggatggatggatggatggatggacggacagaaaGGAAGCACGAGGGTGGAGGCAGCAGCCTGTAGACTCCAGTGTTCTCCCTGAAGTTTCCCTAGTAGATGGACAGTACCCGCTGGAGGTGGGTGGAACAGTAGAAGCAGGAGACACTGtgaggttgtccttgaacttgttccctctccctctccaggtcgCATAAATGTCAAGAACGAGGAGCTGGAAGCCATGGTGAAGGAAGCTCCAGGGCCCATCAACTTCACTGTCTTCCTGACCATGTTTGGGGAGAAACTCAAGGGTGAGTGAGGTTTTGGGGGACCCAAGGGAGGGCTGGGAGCAGGAAATAGATATGCCCACCTGCTTGGCCCTTATGTTATATAAACACAGATGGAAACGTGATAAGACTCCCAGATACTATCCCCTGGCTGTACACATTGGCCTGTACCCTGCCTCAATTTCCACCTGTGTGCATAGTGGAGAACGCTTTTtagtagagcccttgcctagtaTATTCActcagggctggggtgtggctcaggtgtagagcacctgcctagaatcccccagtgaggggctggggtgtggtccAGTGGTAGAGTCAGAGGATGGTGTCTCTAAGCCCTGATATGACCTGTGCACTGGAGATGAACAGTAGTTCATTTATGGCCTCTTTTGGGTGCTCACAGAAAGGGGCACCACTTTCAGCTGTGATGACCTGTTTTACAGACAAGGAGATTGAGGCACGAGGCTCACTTAGTCTGGGTCTAAGTCAGAGTGACAACTGAAGCCCTGCTGGGGACCTCGAACTGCATCTTGTTTTCATCTTTGCTGGGGTTCCAGGCCTGGGGCTCCAGCTGGGCCTGTCATGCAAACTTGTCTAGGGCTGCGTGAGAGGCTGGCAGCGGGGAGGGCAGTGGGCTGGGACGGGCACCATCGCAGCCGCAGCCGTTAATTGAGACAAGGAGACAGTCCTTTGACTGCCCACAATGGCAGGGAGCCACCACACAGGGCTTTTTATGGGTCTCCCAGGCCTCAGAGCAGAGGCCCTCTCTGGGGACAAGGCAGGGAGTGGCTGACTGAGGTGAGTGTCCCACAGCCAGGCCAGAGCTGACAAGGTccaacacttggtccccaggaaGACGGTGGGGCCACCTGCAGACCTGTTCCAACTGCCCAGACTCTTTAGAGGGACACGGGGGGTTTTAGCTGATTGATAGAATTGGGAAGCCGTGGCTTTGGAGGGTGGGACTCCAGCAAGCCCCTGTCAGCATCCCTGCACCTTTAGCCTCTCTACCTTCAAGCTACCCTCAACTCTGCTGCTAAGCCCATCTGGGATGGACTCGCTGGCTCTGGTTATTGTTCAGAGGGGACGAAGCCCTTAATCCTAGGTGACAGCCATCTGATAGAGAAGACGTACAAGGCTCTGACCCATTCTGATAGGGGACACACTCATGGGCCTGGCGTATTCTTACTGGAGAGAGACACAGGTCCCTCATGTAGTCTGATGAGAGAGGCACAGAGCCCTGACTTTGAATAATGGAGAAGACACAGACAGGCCTGATTCATTCTGATGGGGGAAATAAGTGGGCTCCGCCCTCGTCTGATGGGGTGACCTATGTCCATGTGGTGAAGCACCGACCTAGAGCTGGGCTCAGAACAGGGATGGATTGGTAGCTCTGATTCACTGACTTTACTAAAGCCTATCCGCTAagctgtgtggtggcacatacctgtaatccccgtacttgggaggagggaggcaggaggatcaggagttcaaagccaacctcagctatacagcaagttctaGACCAATCTGGGCTAGATGGCATGTagtcaaaaacaaaacgaaacgaAAAACCCCatcacaacaaaaaacaacagcagagcaaaacaaaataaaattccagGCCATTAGCAGTGCCCAGCCAGCTAGTCCTGTACATAGTGTGGCGAAAAGACCTTTGACCTCTTGGCAGTGCAGGGCCTTGATGGAGGGAAGGGCTTTCCAGGTCCACTCTGAGCCAGGTGTGGGCCAGCATGATGAGGATAAGGGCTTGGCCATGGATGTCAGGGCACCAGCTGCCATCCAGGGagacactgagccacacctcagcccctcactggggattctaggcaggggctctgccactgaaccaTGCCTCCAGCCtcagattcatttattttggtaACAACTTTCTTCAAAGCCACAAATGTGGTACAATAGAAACTGTTTGAAGAGCTTGGCGGTTTTACAGAAACCTAAGTGCACTGCATACAGTTAGT from the Arvicola amphibius chromosome 10, mArvAmp1.2, whole genome shotgun sequence genome contains:
- the Myl10 gene encoding LOW QUALITY PROTEIN: myosin regulatory light chain 10 (The sequence of the model RefSeq protein was modified relative to this genomic sequence to represent the inferred CDS: deleted 2 bases in 2 codons; substituted 1 base at 1 genomic stop codon), encoding MLRDQEPRQCSENILEAFTTRQEGQIPAESGVMGLSSGNSTEGLGIERAHSDLPALAAWTGVSDWVRSSGPTLLSGHSVDFLPELRKWGCHGNRTMKRLVTLHLQSESRQVNSGAQFRTPGRGMMPSTFESLAVSTNCETRTTAPAGCCVYREERRWYVDHGVPGPVAGTDDRXPLEEAMATGFTSSPQAPRRARKRAEGTASSNVFSMFDQSQIQEFKEAFTIMDQNRDGFIDKEDLRDTFAALGRINVKNEELEAMVKEAPGPINFTVFLTMFGEKLKGTDPEETILHAFKVFDTEGKGFVKADFIKEKLMTQADRFSEEEVKQMFAAFPPDVCGNLDYRNLCYVITHGEEKD